The Undibacterium cyanobacteriorum genomic sequence CAACCAGAGTGGACATCACATCCAGCTCGACGAGCCACATTTAGTCATCGAGGCGATTAAAGTTGTGATCAGCAATATTGAGAAAGAAACCCAAAAGCGCGAACGTCAACTCGCTAAACAAAAAGCACGCCAAACCATGATGGCCGAAATTGAAAAAACGGATGCGCTGTTGAGCTCTAACAAAACAACCGAAGCACGCAATACCCTCTACGAGGCGCTCAAAGTTTCACAATTTTCCGAAGCAGAAATCAATCAGCTCGGTTTCGACATGCTAGAAAAAGCAAAAAAACCACTCATTGCAGAAATTGTCCTTGCGTATAATGTGATGCGTTTTCCGCAATCAGATAACACCTACGATAGCCACGGCGAAGCCTTACTGGCATTGAACAAGTTTGACGAGGCGAAGAAACAGTTCCAACACGCATTGAGCCTCGGCAAAGCTAATCCTCAACGCAGTCCGAAAGCATTGCAAGGATATGAGCAGAACTTGAAAAAAGCGGAACAAGGACTGCAGCAGAAATAGGGTTCAACACGGGAGTTCAATCCAACGAATTCCTACAGTGTAAATAGAGATTTTAGAAATGGAAAAAACAAAGATTGAAGACTTGCCATGGCGCGAGCGACAAATTGTGGAAGTGATTTATCGCCTAGGCGAAGCAACTGCGGCACAAATTCAGGCCGAACTCAGCGAAGAAATCAGCAATTCTGCGATTCGCGCCATGTTGGCACGACTGGAAGACAAAGGCGTGTTGACCCATCGTGAAGAAGCACAACGCTATATCTACCAAGCTGTTGAAGAAAAAGAAGTCGTTGCCGACTCGGCTTTAAAAAAATTGGTCGGCGTCTTTTTCGATAACTCACCAGCCAATGCAGCAACCGCATTGCTGGGCATGGCAGACAAACTCAGTGCCAAAGACATCGATCAGTTACAGTCTTTGATCGACAAAGCAAAAAAAGAAGGTCGATGACAAAGAGGAAAATGAGAAAAGAAAGTCACTAACGTGAACAGCGCAATCGAACAAATCAATCTTCTCGACGCAATCAATGTGCTTGGAAAAATTAGTATCGTCTTAGCCATTGCATTTGCTTTGCAAGGATTTGTTCGATTTAGTTCCGCGGATAGGCGCGCTTTGATCGTCAAAATATCCCTCATTTATCTTTGCCTGGCGCCGTTCTTGATCATCAAGGATTGGGGACTGAGCCATCAAATTCAGCTGCAAGCACCTTTCATACTCTCGGCGATCAGCGACCGAGCGATGGATATTCCAGCCTTACCTCAATTAGCTTACCAAGCCAGTGAAAATCCCAACACCGAAACATCTTTCTCTGCAGTGGGCTGGCTCTTAGCAATATATGCCCTCATCGCCAGCTTGCTGTTACTGCAGCGGCTGTACTCTCTCTATCGACTCGTTCGATCGCAAGACAAGCTACCCCATTCAATGGGTGCGGAATTTCGACTTGAGCGGCATTACCTTTGGACTGATCGATTACATCAATTAAGCGCACAATTTGGTATCTCCAGTCCGGTTCAACTATCTATTTCTGACTCCATATCGTCGCCAATCAGTTGGGGAATTTGGCGCCATACGATCGTCATCGATATCAACAGTTTTCAGAATCAAAGTCCCGACGATATTCTTAGACACGAGCTCGCTCACATCGTCAATCGCGACTGGCCAAGCATGA encodes the following:
- a CDS encoding BlaI/MecI/CopY family transcriptional regulator, translating into MEKTKIEDLPWRERQIVEVIYRLGEATAAQIQAELSEEISNSAIRAMLARLEDKGVLTHREEAQRYIYQAVEEKEVVADSALKKLVGVFFDNSPANAATALLGMADKLSAKDIDQLQSLIDKAKKEGR